The following are encoded together in the Mastacembelus armatus unplaced genomic scaffold, fMasArm1.2, whole genome shotgun sequence genome:
- the marveld2b gene encoding MARVEL domain-containing protein 2b — MEENVLSLSEHRFQVPMSSGVVASATRFDRVREIPHYDQVPVDSLWQESDRPPPLAPLHGTLPAVSLDPLPPPPLPEQPAVGPDYVYVPSNDEPFEDDCDAMDIQPVHRFIPDSVKNFFRGSKGWSFPPPPPAPHSPAPSSRKSGNCHTTTGIPCSPPHSAPPSPSLPGSYRDPYGGSGGSYTSQKEQDRLLLGAEALDSVSAVPTNLSVQTYQERVEEYHQRYSYMKSWAGLLRILGCVELLLGAAVFACVCAYVHKDNEWFNMYGYSQPQLFGGLGGGAYGYGSYYTGPKTPFILVVASLAWIVTVILVVLGMTIYYRAILLDSSWWPVTECSINLVLAVLFIAAAIVYVRDTTRGGLCNIPVFSSGVNAAFCRTEAGQSAAIVFLFITMVLYFISAGVCLKLWRHEVARMRKEAMAQEMKTIGSSVPLSVLGAGSRASGQTPLPTIQPDIMDAPNNSAAAPLMLEPEILRGHIPAGHIPKPVVIADYVAKYPSICSEEERDQYKAVFNDQYAEYKELHAEVQAMAQKFEEMDEMIHNLPSRPSSQMEKERISNILMEYQMKKADPTYLEKRERCEYLKNKLSYIKQKIQEYNMEKN, encoded by the exons ATGGAAGAAAATGTTCTCTCTTTGAG TGAGCACAGATTCCAGGTTCCAATGTCTTCAGGAGTAGTTGCTTCTGCTACCAGATTCGACAGAGTGCGGGAGATCCCACACTATGACCAGGTACCTGTGGATTCCTTATGGCAGGAATCAGATCGCCCTCCACCTCTAGCGCCCTTGCATGGAACACTTCCGGCTGTCAGTTTAGAccctctcccccctccccctctacCTGAACAGCCAGCTGTAGGGCCTGATTATGTCTATGTCCCCAGCAATGATGAACCATTCGAGGACGACTGTGATGCCATGGACATTCAGCCAGTCCACCGCTTCATCCCAGACTCTGTCAAGAACTTTTTTCGTGGCAGCAAAGGTTGGTccttcccacctcctccacctgcccCTCACTCCCCTGCACCCTCATCCAGAAAGAGTGGCAACTGCCACACTACAACAGGAATCCCCTGCTCACCCCCGCACTCTGCCCCCCCATCTCCATCTCTTCCTGGCTCCTATCGGGACCCCTATGGAGGCTCTGGTGGTAGCTACACATCTCAGAAGGAGCAAGACAGGCTGCTGCTGGGTGCTGAAGCTCTTGACTCTGTATCTGCAGTGCCAACCAATCTCTCAGTCCAGACCTATCAGGAGCGGGTGGAGGAATACCACCAGCGCTACAGCTACATGAAGTCCTGGGCTGGCCTGCTAAGGATCCTGGGCTGTGTGGAGCTGCTTCTtggagctgctgtgtttgcctGCGTCTGTGCTTATGTTCATAAGGACAATGAGTGGTTCAATATGTATGGATACTCCCAGCCACAACTGTTTGGGGGGCTTGGTGGAGGTGCATATGGATATGGCAGTTACTACACAGGTCCCAAGACTCCTTTTATCTTGGTGGTTGCTAGTCTTGCATGGATAGTAACTGTCATTCTGGTTGTCCTTGGGATGACTATTTACTACAGAGCTATTCTTCTAGACTCTTCTTGGTGGCCAGTCACTGAGTGTTCTATCAACTTGGTCTTGGCAGTGCTCTTCATAGCAGCAGCAATAGTGTATGTGAGGGACACCACCCGAGGGGGGCTGTGCAACATACCGGTCTTCAGCAGTGGAGTAAACGCAGCTTTCTGTCGCACTGAGGCTGGCCAGTCAGCAGCCAttgtcttcctcttcatcaccatGGTGCTATACTTCATCAGTGCAGGAGTGTGTCTGAAGCTGTGGAGGCATGAAGTAGCCAGGATGAGAAAAGAGGCAATGGCACAGGAG ATGAAAACTATTGGATCATCTGTCCCTTTGTCTGTA CTAGGTGCAGGTTCTAGGGCCTCAGGGCAGACTCCTCTCCCGACCATCCAGCCAGACATCATGGATGCCCCAAACaattctgcagctgctcctctgaTGCTGGAGCCAGAGATCCTCCGAGGTCACATACCAGCTGGGCACATCCCTAAACCTGTTGTTATAGCAGATTATGTGGC GAAGTACCCCAGCATTTGttcagaggaggagagagatcAGTACAAGGCCGTGTTCAATGACCAGTATGCTGAATACAAGGAGCTGCATGCTGAGGTTCAGGCAATGGCACAGAAGTTTGAAGAGATGGATGAGATGATACATAACCTTCCCTCCCGGCCTTCAAGCCAAATG gagAAGGAGCGGATTAGTAACATTTTAATGGAGTATCAGATGAAAAAAGCT GACCCAACATATTTGGAAAAAAGGGAGAGGTGCGAGTACCTGAAGAACAAGCTTTCTTATATCAAACAGAAGATTCAGGAGTACAACATGGAAAAGAACTAA
- the sdf2l1 gene encoding stromal cell-derived factor 2-like protein 1 — protein MDVFAVHVPWAGIEKRNAPMELIHPVRVFVRLLLLLLLWSWCDGREAELSYVTCGSLVKLLNTGHNVRLHSHDVKYGSGSGQQSVTGVENADDANSYWQIRGKPNHPCRRGVAIKCGQAIRITHMKTGRNLHTHHFSSPLSNNQEVSAFGENGEGDDLDVWTVQCDSVHWERDEAVRFKHVGTDVFLSVTGEQYGHPIRGQREVHGMSSPSQYNWWRAMEGVFIQPSQEPLRHDEL, from the exons ATGGACGTATTTGCTGTCCATGTTCCCTGGGCAGGTATTGAGAAGAGAAACGCACCAATGGAGCTAATCCACCCTGTTAGGGTCTTTGTCAGGTTACTGCTGCTTCTCCTGCTGTGGAGCTGGTGTGACGGCCGAGAGGCAGAGCTCAGCTATGTGACCTGTGGCTCACTGGTCAAACTGCTCAACACCGGACACAACGTCCGCCTTCATTCCCACGATGTCAAATATGGCTCAG gcagtGGCCAGCAATCTGTAACTGGAGTGGAGAACGCAGATGATGCCAACAGTTATTGGCAGATTCGTGGAAAGCCCAACCATCCATGTCGGCGTGGGGTAGCCATCAAATGTGGTCAGGCCATCCGCATCACACACATGAAGACTGGCCgaaatttacacacacaccacttcaGCTCACCCCTGTCTAATAACCAG GAGGTAAGTGCCTTTGGAGAGAATGGTGAGGGTGATGACCTGGATGTGTGGACagtgcagtgtgacagtgtCCACTGGGAGCGTGACGAGGCTGTGAGGTTCAAACACGTGGGGACTGACGTGTTCCTGAGTGTGACTGGTGAACAATACGGCCACCCCATCCGCGGCCAGCGTGAGGTGCATGGGATGAGCTCTCCCAGCCAATACAATTGGTGGCGAGCCATGGAGGGCGTCTTCATCCAGCCCAGCCAGGAGCCGCTGCGCCATGATGAGCTCTGA